A single genomic interval of Blattabacterium sp. (Nauphoeta cinerea) harbors:
- the ilvD gene encoding dihydroxy-acid dehydratase produces MKKRINDFSRKITKEPNLPAAHAMLYATGMKDSDFCKAQIGIVSNWYEGNPCNMHLDQLAKKIKSSVINKNLIGFQFTTIGVSDGITMGTLGMRYSLPSRELIADSIETVVDSHHYDGIIAIPGCDKNIPGVMIALLRLNRPSIIVYGGSISSGYYNGKKLDVVSSFEALGKKNTCQITENEYKNIVKNSCPGPGACGGMYTANTMASAFEAMGMMLPYSSSSPSTSKNKKIECKEVSIYIENLLKKGIKPKDIVTKTSIENGVKLAMCLGGSTNLVLHFLAIAKSANINFSLKDFQKISNQIPIIGNLKPSGIFLMEDIHMYVGGMPIIIKYLLNEGILSGDCLTVTGKTLFENMKNIPDITFNQKIIYPIDNPIKKNGHIRILYGNLSPQGSVAKITGKEGTIFRGIANVFDSEEEANQAILNNKILPGSVIVIRYVGPIGGPGMPEMLKPTSYIMGSGLGKKVALITDGRFSGGSHGFVVGHITPEAQSGGLIALVQNNDFIKIDTENNTMTLEVEDEEIQKRRRSWVPPLLKVQKGYLHKYTKMVSPASTGCITDQF; encoded by the coding sequence CCTTGTAATATGCATTTAGATCAATTGGCTAAAAAAATAAAGTCATCAGTCATAAATAAGAATTTAATAGGATTTCAATTTACTACTATTGGAGTCAGTGATGGAATTACCATGGGAACATTAGGAATGAGATATTCACTTCCTTCTAGAGAATTAATAGCAGATAGTATAGAAACTGTAGTAGATTCTCATCATTATGATGGGATAATAGCTATACCTGGATGTGATAAAAATATACCAGGAGTTATGATAGCTTTATTAAGATTGAATAGACCGTCTATAATTGTATATGGAGGAAGCATTTCTTCCGGTTATTACAATGGAAAAAAATTAGATGTCGTTTCTTCTTTTGAAGCCTTAGGAAAAAAAAATACCTGTCAAATTACTGAAAATGAATATAAAAATATCGTAAAAAATTCCTGTCCTGGACCAGGAGCTTGTGGAGGTATGTATACAGCAAATACTATGGCTTCTGCTTTCGAAGCCATGGGGATGATGCTTCCTTACTCCTCTTCTTCTCCTTCAACAAGTAAAAATAAAAAAATAGAATGCAAAGAAGTTTCCATATATATTGAAAATCTATTAAAAAAAGGAATTAAACCAAAAGATATTGTAACAAAAACATCTATAGAAAATGGAGTAAAATTAGCTATGTGTTTGGGAGGATCTACTAATTTAGTTTTACATTTTTTGGCCATCGCTAAATCAGCAAATATTAATTTTTCTTTAAAAGATTTTCAAAAAATTAGCAATCAAATCCCTATAATTGGAAATCTTAAACCTAGTGGAATTTTCTTAATGGAAGATATTCATATGTATGTAGGAGGTATGCCTATTATTATAAAATATTTGTTAAATGAAGGAATATTATCAGGAGATTGTTTAACTGTTACTGGAAAAACATTATTTGAAAATATGAAAAATATTCCCGATATAACTTTTAATCAAAAAATTATTTATCCTATAGATAATCCCATCAAAAAAAACGGACATATTAGAATTTTATATGGAAATTTATCCCCTCAAGGATCTGTAGCTAAAATTACTGGAAAAGAAGGAACTATTTTTAGGGGGATCGCTAATGTTTTTGATTCGGAAGAAGAAGCCAATCAAGCTATTTTGAATAATAAAATTTTACCTGGATCTGTCATTGTTATTCGATATGTAGGGCCAATAGGAGGACCAGGAATGCCAGAAATGTTAAAGCCAACATCTTATATTATGGGATCTGGATTAGGAAAAAAAGTAGCTCTTATTACAGATGGTAGATTTTCAGGAGGATCACATGGTTTCGTTGTAGGACATATAACTCCAGAAGCACAATCTGGAGGATTGATTGCTTTAGTACAAAATAATGATTTTATTAAAATAGATACAGAAAATAATACCATGACTCTTGAAGTGGAGGATGAAGAAATACAAAAAAGAAGAAGATCATGGGTCCCTCCTTTACTAAAAGTTCAAAAAGGATATCTACACAAATATACAAAAATGGTATCTCCAGCTTCCACTGGATGCATCACAGATCAATTTTAG